In Ascaphus truei isolate aAscTru1 unplaced genomic scaffold, aAscTru1.hap1 HAP1_SCAFFOLD_1197, whole genome shotgun sequence, a single window of DNA contains:
- the LOC142475371 gene encoding uncharacterized protein LOC142475371, producing MRWGIVLHFGILFVPWVTSFGFRNCIQSYDIKDSYNCIYRQLLDVHSAVSDLPNVTKFLNISHNNIMTLHPGSFGHMPLLQLLNLGQNSVRNISAGAFENLTNLRSLTLSCNRISSLSPEVFHGLGNLTHLFLDHNLLASIHAWAFSPLNNLIFINVSSNQLKNFSEVVGSIHQLRTLNVLLMCGNKLTSLNHSQELPPSLTELHLCKNQLRDLNCHHDLLAKISYLDLSYNNLTASTLGKMNLSKVTYLRLESNNEFNIFKFLHKRTVTPDKIDYSGLKLNNATNLTELCDYLKPVNMSKLTLRANGIRSLPDHIFENCTPKHMDLSRNRLKKMCCLKFLKPSDLESLTVEHNLLKELSNCNDSTPFSNLQNISFQYNRIWQVKRYAFGYAPNLRELKLNINNIGILEKYALSGLRKLSMLRLDNNLITDLYENSFHDLTELHTLNLRNNRVSVIFNNTFCHLAKLRFLDLGGNKITHLSYDSLYGLQTLSNLYLDGNKIQKISRDTFSNVMSTLQVLDLKSNQLRYDSSRKHFSPFCNLSKLYDLKLQAQQPFGLTAVPHGFLAGLTSLRLLYLSQNRLTSLRPDVFNGLDQLQYLTLADDCNGIQNLPQGIFKNLKNLRILDLENICLQTLTLSIFENLSKLRRLQLMKNALKHIDVDVLKNMTSLVYLDLRKCPLTCTCNNYDLQRWLNQSQVQVVYPYNLSCPGMPFSYIHDFNMHVCDMKIKMFFFCFTFPFLLLFIVIPVVYSRTYWRLRYNYFLFVAWLHQHWKSEKELYKYDAFVSYNSHNEDWVFGELLPNLETCHPSLAFRLCLHHRDFQLGRDIIDNIVDSVHNSRKTLCVISRDYLRSEWCSLEMQLASYKLLDEMRDVLVLIFLEHITDRELSTYHKMRRVMLKKTYISWPSEPDAQKLFWAKVRIALKGSSSPDGEENQGFSLDEREPLVIS from the coding sequence ATGAGATGGGGGATTGTCCTGCATTTTGGGATCCTTTTTGTCCCGTGGGTAACCAGCTTTGGATTTAGAAACTGCATCCAAAGCTATGACATCAAGGACAGTTACAACTGCATCTATCGCCAGCTACTGGACGTACACAGTGCTGTATCTGACCTTCCAAATGTCACCAAGTTCCTGAACATATCACATAACAATATCATGACCTTGCACCCCGGAAGCTTTGGACACATGCCTCTGCTCCAGCTGCTGAATCTGGGTCAGAACAGCGTGAGGAATATTTCCGCCGGGGCCTTTGAGAACTTGACCAATTTAAGGAGCTTGACATTATCCTGCAACAGGATCTCCAGCCTCTCCCCAGAGGTCTTCCACGGGCTCGGGAACCTAACACATCTTTTCCTCGATCACAACTTGCTTGCATCCATTCACGCTTGGGCTTTCAGCCCACTCAATAACCTGATATTCATCAATGTGTCATCCAACCAGCTGAAGAATTTCAGTGAAGTGGTGGGTTCCATTCATCAGCTGAGAACATTGAATGTTCTGCTGATGTGTGGTAACAAACTCACGTCTCTCAATCACTCACAGGAGCTTCCTCCCTCTTTGACTGAGCTTCATCTTTGCAAAAACCAATTGCGAGACTTAAACTGCCACCACGACCTCTTGGCTAAAATCAGCTACCTTGACCTCTCGTACAATAATTTGACGGCTTCTACTTTGGGAAAAATGAATCTAAGCAAAGTGACTTATTTGAGACTGGAATCTAATAACGAATTTAACATATTTAAATTCCTGCATAAGAGGACGGTAACACCAGACAAGATAGATTATTCCGGATTAAAACTAAATAACGCAACTAATCTAACGGAGCTCTGCGATTACCTGAAGCCCGTGAATATGTCCAAACTCACTCTACGTGCCAATGGGATCAGATCTTTGCCAGATCACATTTTTGAGAATTGTACTCCCAAACACATGGATTTATCCAGAAACAGGCTTAAGAAAATGTGCTGCTTGAAGTTTCTGAAACCCTCCGATCTGGAATCTTTGACTGTGGAGCACAATCTATTAAAGGAATTATCAAACTGCAACGATAGTACCCCCTTCTCCAACCTCCAAAATATATCGTTTCAATACAATCGGATTTGGCAGGTGAAACGCTACGCATTTGGTTATGCTCCCAATTTGCGAGAACTCAAATTAAACATCAACAACATCGGCATATTGGAAAAATATGCTTTGAGTGGCCTGAGAAAGCTGAGCATGCTACGTCTGGACAATAACCTGATCACCGATTTATATGAGAATTCCTTCCATGATCTGACAGAACTTCACACTCTTAATCTCAGGAACAACAGAGTGTCCGTCATCTTCAACAATACATTCTGCCATCTGGCGAAGCTCCGATTCCTGGACCTAGGAGGTAACAAGATTACGCACCTGTCGTACGACTCTCTTTACGGACTTCAAACCCTGTCCAATCTGTATCTAGATGGAAACAAGATCCAAAAGATCAGCCGAGACACCTTCTCTAATGTGATGAGCACGTTACAGGTGCTGGACTTAAAGTCAAACCAACTCCGCTATGACTCGTCCCGGAAACATTTCTCCCCCTTCTGTAATCTTTCCAAACTCTATGATTTGAAGCTCCAGGCCCAGCAGCCGTTTGGTCTTACCGCCGTACCCCATGGGTTCCTCGCGGGGCTGACCTCCCTGAGGTTGCTCTACCTGTCCCAGAACCGGCTCACCTCTCTGCGTCCTGATGTGTTTAATGGTCTCGACCAGCTGCAGTACCTCACATTGGCTGATGACTGCAACGGCATCCAGAATCTGCCGCAGGGCATCTTCAAGAACCTGAAGAACCTCCGTATTCTGGACCTGGAGAACATCTGCCTCCAGACCCTGACACTCAGCATCTTTGAAAACCTCAGTAAGCTGCGGAGACTTCAGCTGATGAAAAACGCCCTGAAACACATAGATGTCGATGTCCTTAAAAACATGACCAGTTTAGTGTATCTTGACTTGCGCAAATGCCCCCTCACCTGCACCTGCAACAACTACGATCTGCAAAGGTGGCTGAACCAAAGCCAGGTGCAGGTTGTGTACCCTTACAACCTGTCGTGTCCTGGTATGCCATTCTCTTACATCCATGACTTCAACATGCATGTGTGTGACATGAAAATTAAAATGTTCTTCTTCTGCTTCACCTTCCCATTCCTGCTGCTCTTCATAGTCATCCCCGTTGTCTATAGCAGGACCTACTGGCGCCTCAGGTATAATTACTTCCTCTTCGTTGCCTGGCTGCACCAGCACTGGAAGTCGGAGAAAGAGTTGTATAAATATGATGCTTTCGTTTCTTACAACTCCCACAATGAAGACTGGGTGTTCGGAGAGCTGTTGCCCAATCTAGAGACGTGCCACCCTTCTTTGGCTTTTCGGCTTTGCCTTCACCACAGGGACTTCCAGCTGGGAAGGGACATCATAGATAACATCGTGGACAGTGTCCACAACAGCCGTAAGACCCTGTGCGTGATCAGCAGGGACTACCTGCGCAGTGAGTGGTGCTCTCTGGAGATGCAGCTGGCCAGCTACAAGCTGCTGGATGAGATGAGGGATGTGCTGGTCCTCATATTCTTAGAACACATCACAGACAGAGAGCTCTCCACCTACCACAAGATGAGGCGGGTAATGCTGAAGAAGACCTACATCAGCTGGCCCTCCGAACCGGACGCACAAAAGCTGTTCTGGGCCAAAGTTAGAATAGCCCTGAAAGGCAGCAGCTCCCCAGATGGGGAAGAAAATCAGGGGTTCAGTCTGGATGAGAGAGAACCCCTCGTTATAAGCTGA